The DNA region AAACGCCAGGCTGTCCGTTAGCTGAGGTCGGGGCAGCGCCACGCGCACGTTCCACTGCGTTCCACCCCAACTAAGTAGCGCTGGTGTCGTTTTGAGGGGTTCAAACGACACTTAGCGCTACTTAGTTGGGTCTGCGGGCGCCGGGCGTGAAACCATACGGATCATGGTCCAGAAGATTGCGTACCAGGGTGAGCCCGGCGCCAACTCCAATATCGCGTGCAAGCAGATGTTCCCCGAGCTGGAAAGCGTGCCGTGCGCAAGTTTTGAGGACGCGTTCGAGCTGGTGTCCAGCGGCGAAGCGGACCTGGCCATGATCCCCATCGAGAACTCCATCGCCGGCCGGGTGGCGGACATCCATATCCTGCTGCCCCAGTCCAGCCTGCAGATCGTGGGAGAGTTCTTCCTGCCTATCCACTTCGACCTGCTGGGCATCCCGGGCAGCACTATTGAGGGCGCCACCGAGGTGCACAGCCACATCCACGCCCTGGGCCAATGCCGGAAGCTGATCCGCGAGCACGGCCTCAAGCCGGTCATCGCCGGTGACACCGCAGGCTCCGCGCGGGAAGTGGCCGAGTGGAACGATCCCCGCAAGCTCTCCCTCGCTCCCCCGCTGGCCGCGCAGATCTACGGCCTTGAGGTGCTGGCCTCCCGGGTTGAGGACGACCC from Arthrobacter sp. B1I2 includes:
- a CDS encoding prephenate dehydratase, which codes for MVQKIAYQGEPGANSNIACKQMFPELESVPCASFEDAFELVSSGEADLAMIPIENSIAGRVADIHILLPQSSLQIVGEFFLPIHFDLLGIPGSTIEGATEVHSHIHALGQCRKLIREHGLKPVIAGDTAGSAREVAEWNDPRKLSLAPPLAAQIYGLEVLASRVEDDPSNTTRFVVLARETELPARDELPGPAVTSFVFRVRNVPSALYKALGGFATNGVNMTRLESYLVGNEFTATMFMADVEGHPEDLPLKLALEELNFFTTEARILGVYAAADYRTGQTVNA